The Pogoniulus pusillus isolate bPogPus1 chromosome 30, bPogPus1.pri, whole genome shotgun sequence genomic interval CTCCGGGTGGACCAGGGGGCTGCAAGCTACAGGACTGCCactctgacctcagtgccagggaaagccACGGAGCAGATCCTGAGTGACATCATGGATCATGCGTGGGACAGCGCTGGGTCTGCTCAGCAtgggctctgcagggcaggtcctgtctgaccaacctgatctcctgtgCAAGGTGCCCTGCCTGGTGCCCTGCCTGGGGGCcgagggcagggctgtggctgtggctgcctgcactgcagtgaGGCCTTTGGCACCGattcccacagcagcctgctgtgggactggctgggcacaggcttTCTTGGCTCAAGGCTGGCtgatggccaggcccagagagtgctggcagtgcacacagctgctgctgctggctggctggcaccagtggggtgccccagggctctgctggggccagtcctggtGAGCATCCTGAGCAATGGCACCCAGGCACCCTCAGTCACTCTGCAGGTGGCACCCAGCTGGGTGGCCTTGGCCATGTGCTGGAggccagggaggctctgcagagagatgtgtCCAGGctgaggccaacaggatgaggtccaacaaggctgagtgctgcacttgggccacagcagcccctggccaagctgcagccttgggcagagtggctggaggagggcctgggggtgctggttggtgCCCGCCTGAACGTGAgctcagatggccaagagagcaacctgggctggacCAGCactggggtgggcagcaggtctgGGGTGTgagtgtgccctgtgctgggcactgctgagggcacacctgcagccctggggtcagctttgggctcctcactccaaggaggacattgaggagaTGGAGCAGGCTCAGAGAGGAGCAACTAAGctggggaaggctctggagagcagggctggggaggggcagctgaggcagctgggggggtgcagcctggagcagaggagcctgaggcagagctcagtgctctctgcagctgcctgagaggaggctgcagccagctggggctgggctctgctcacaggcaccaaggcacagggcaagaggaaagagcctgaggctgtgccagggcaggctcaggttggCTCTGAGGCAGAgtttctgcccagcaagggtgcccagcccctgccccaggcagtgcccacccCCGGAGGTGCCTCGGAGCCCTgcggctgtggtgctgagggccgtggggcagtggcagtggctcggcagcagggctgggagctgcgggggtgcttgggctgggtgagctcaggTCTCTgccaggctcacagctctgcctgcagaggctgctgcagcccagcgctCCGCACTGCGCGCACAAAGGCTGCCCAGGCGGGAGCGGGAAGCCAAGCGGCGGAGAAGAGGATCCCCCTACCGCCGCTGCCGGCAGCCGCTCGCCCCGCAGGGCAACTCAAACCTGCCACCCCTCGGCCGGACGCGTTTTCGGTACCGTTACTGGGGCTCCCAAGCCCCGGAGCTGCTCTCCCAGCGCAACCCTTGGCATGGGCCGGAGGGACACGGCCGAGAGCATGGCCGCTGCCCGCGCACAGCCCGGGGGAAGCGCAAGCCCCGGAGGAAGCGAGAGCCCAAGCACCGCCGGTCCCCCCCGGCCGCGCTGCGgcaccggccccggccccggggcTGCGGAAGGGGCGGGGCAGGGCCGCGCAtgcgcggggcgggggcggccATGGAGCGGTTCGGCGGCGGCGGGCCCGGGGGGTACGAGGTGGCGGCGGCCGAGCAGCTGTCGCGGCAGCAGGAGCGGCACTACCGGCTGCTGTCCGAGCTGCAGACGCTGGTGAAGGCGCTGCCCAGGTGAGCGGAGTGCGGCAGGGCGGCGGGGCCCGGCGCTGACCGGGGCCGGCGCTGACCGGGGCCGGCGTTGATCGGGGCCCGGCGCTGATCGGGGCCGGCGCTGACCGGGGGCCGGCGCTGACCGGGGGCCGGCGCTGATCGGGGCCGGCGCTTATCGAGGCCCGGTGCTGACCGGGGGCCGGCGCTGATCGGGGCCCGGCGCTGATCGGGTCCCGGCGCTGATCGGGTCCCGGCGCTGATCGGGTCCCGGCGCTGATCGGGGACCGGCGCTGACCGGGGACCGGCGCTGACCCGGGGCCGGCGCTGATCGGGGCTCGGCGCTGACCGGGGGCCGGCGCTGACCCGGGCTCGGCGCTGATCGGGGGCCGGCGCTGACCCGGGGCCGGGccggcagctcctgccagcagcgTCTCTCCTACACGACGCTGAGCGACCTGGCGCTGGCGCTTCTGGACGGGACCGTGTTTGAGATCGTGCAGGGCCTGCTGGAGATCCAACACCTCACCGAGAAGAACCTCTACAGCCAGcgcctgcagctgcacagcgAGCACCGCGGTGGGCGCCGCGGCGGCACGGCCCGGGGCGGGGGCAGCGCCGGGGGAGGGGACGGGCCCCGGGAGGTGGAGAGCACCGGGGGAGGGGACGGGCCCCGGGAGGTGGAGAGCACCGGGGGAGGGGACGGGCCCCGGGAGGTGGAGAGCACCGGGAGAGGGGACGGGCCCCGGGAGGTGGAGAGCACCGGGAGAGGGGACGGGCCCCGGGAGGTGGAGAGCACCGGGGGAGGGGACGGGCCCCGGGGAGGTGGAGAGCACCGGGAGAGGGGACGGGCCCCGGGGAGGTGGAGAGCACCGGGAGAGGGGACGGGCCCCGGGGAGGTGGAGAGCACCGGGAGAGGGGACGGGCCCCGGGAGGTGGAGAGCACCGGGGGAGGGGACGGGCCCCGGGAGGTGGAGGGCACCGGGAGAAGGGACGGGCCCCGGGGAGGTGGAGAGCACCGGGAGAGGGGACGGGCCCCGGGGAGGTGGAGAGCACCGGGAGAGGGGACGGGccccggggaggtggagggCACCGGGAGAGGGGACGGGCCCCGGGAGGTGGAGGGCACCGGGAGAAGGGACGGGCCCCGGGAGGTGGAGAGCACCGGGAGAAGGGACGGGCCCCGGGGAGGTGGAGAGCACCGGGAGAAGGGACGGGCCCCGGGAGGTGGAGAGCACCGGGAGAGGGGACGGGCCCCGGGAGGTGGAGAGCACCGGGAGAGGGGACGGGccccggggaggtggagggCACCGGGAGAGGGGACGGGCCCCGGGAGGTGGAGAGCACCGGGGGAGGGGACGGGCCCCGGGGAGGTGGAGAGCACCGGGAGAAGGGACGGGCCCCGGGGAGGTGGAGAGCACCGGGAGAAGGGACGGGCCCCGGGAGGTGGAGAGCACCGGGAGAAGGGACGGGCCCCGGGGAGGTGGAGAGCACCGGGAGAAGGGACGGGCCCCGGGGAGGTGGAGAGCACCGGGAGAAGGGACGGGCCCCGGGAGGTGGAGAGCACCGGGAGAGGGGACGGGCCCCGGGAGGTGGAGAGCACCGGGAGAGGGGACGGGCCCCGGGGAGGTGGAGAGCACCGGGAGAAGGGACGGGCCCCGGGGGCGCAGCACCGGCAGAGGGGGCAGGCCCCGGCGGGGAGAGCGGCGGGGGGCGGTGAGTGGGGCACCGTGTGGGGAAGGGCAAGCCCCGGGAGGCTCCGGGAGGcggggagggagcagccccaTGTGGGCACCGGGCGCGGAGGGCAGGCTCGGGGGACACTGGGGGGGGAGGcagaggggtgctgggggggagcaggggCCCTGGAGGCAGAGGCCTGGGCAGGCACCGGGGCGCGGCGAGTCCGAGGGGAGAGCATCCCGGGGCGGGAGGAGCGGCGGTAccgggcagcaggggcagggacacatcccggGGCGGGAGGAGTGGTGGTAccgggcagcaggggcaggggcacatCCCGGGGCGGGAGGAGTGGTGGTAccgggcagcaggggcaggggcacatCCCGGGGCGGGAGGAGTGGTGGTAccgggcagcaggggcaggggcacatCACGGGGCAGGAGGAGCGGCGGTAccgggcagcaggggcaggggcacatcccagggcaggaggagcggcGGTAccgggcagcaggggcaggggcacatcccagggcaggaggagcggcGGTACCGGGCAGCAGGGGCGGATCCCGCggtggggcagggtctggagcgCTGCAGCGAGGCGGTGTGGGCACTGCCCGGGGAAGAGGCGGGAGGGTCTCAGGGACAGAGCGGggggagcactgggacagaggtggggagcactgggacagaggggggggagcactgggacagagcggggggagcactgggacagagGGTGGGGAGCGCTGGGACAGAGGtggagagcactgggacagagcggggggagcactgggacagagGGTGGGGAGCGCTGGGACAGAGGGTGGGGAGCGCTGGGACAGAGGtggagagcactgggacagaggGGGGGGAGCGCTGGGACAGAGGGTGGGGAGCGCTGGGACAGAGGTGGGGAGCGCTGGGACAGAGGGGGGGAGCGCTGGGACAGAGGGGGGGGGAGCGCTGGGACAGAGGGGGGGGGAGCGCTGGGACAGAGGGGGGGAGCGCTGGGAcagaggggggggggagcgcTGGGACAGAGGGGGGGAGCGCTGGGAcagaggggggggggagcgcTGGGACAGAGGGGGGGGAGCGCTGGGACAGAGGGGGGGAGCGCTGGGACAGAGGGGGGGAGCGCTGGGACAGAGGGGGGGGAgcgctggggacagagggggggagcactgggacagagGGGGGGAGCGCTGGGACAGAGGGGGGGAGCGCTGGGACAGAGGCAGGGGAGCGCTGGGACAGAGGCAGGGGAgcgctggggacagagggggggagcactgggacagaggggggggagcactgggacagaggcaggggagcgctgggacagaggcaggggagcgctgggacagaggcaggggagcactgggacagagggggggagcactgggacagaggcaggggagcactgggacagaggcaggggagcactgggacagagggggggagcactgggacagaggaggggagcactgggacagaggcaggggagcactgggacagagggggggagcactgggacagaggcaggggagcgctgggacagaggcaggggagcactgggacagaggcaggggagcgctgggacagaggcaggggagcgctgggacagaggcaggggagcactgggacagaggcaggggagcactgggacagagggggggagcactgggacagagCGGGGGGAGcgctgggggcagctggggggcagtggaaggctgctgggcagggcagctcGGGAGCAGCTCggggcagcaggcagtaagaacagtgtgggcaggggatgggctgggggctggcactgggcaggcgGGCAGTGGGGGCACAGCTGTGCCCTGACCTGCTGCCTGTCCCCATCCCGGCACAGGCATGAAGCAGGAGCTCTTCCACCGGCACAAGGaggcccagcagtgctgcaggccccACAACCTGCCGCTGCTCCGTGCTGCCCAGCAGCGGGAGATGGAGGTGAGCCAGGGCCTGGCTGGGAACAGCCTTCCTGGGgggctcacagcatcacagcagcgTCTCCAGAGGGTCTGGCtctgtgagcctgcagtgctgggagccagcagccagcctgcctggtcTGCATCTCCAGAGGCTTTGGTTCtctgctgggagccagcagccagcctgcctggtcTGCATCTCCAGAGGGTTTGGTTCTCTGCATGGtgggagccagcagccagcctgcctggtcTGCATCTCCAGAGGGTTTGGTTCTCTGCATGGtgggagccagcagccagcctgcctggtcTGCATCTCCAGAGGGTTTGGttctctgtgtgctgggagccagcagccagcctgcctggtcTGCATCTCCAGAGGGTTTGGttctctgtgtgctgggagccagcagccagcctgcctggtcTGCATCTCCAGAGGGTTTGGTTCTCTGCATGGtgggagccagcagccagcctgcctggtcTGCATCTCCAGAGGGTTTGGttctctgtgtgctgggagccagcagccagcctgcctggtcTGCATCTCCAGAGGGTTGGGTTCTCTGGtgggagccagcagccagcctgcctggtcTGCATCTCCAGAGGGTTTGGttctctgtgtgctgggagccagcagccagcctgcctggtcTGCATCTCCAGAGGGTTTGGTTCtctgctgggagccagcagccagcctgtcTGGTCTGCATCTCCAGAGGGTTTGGttctctgtgtgctgggagccagcagccagcctgcctggtcTGCATCTCCAGAGGGTTTGGTTCtctgctgggagccagcagccagcctgcctggtcTGCATCTCCAGAGGGTTTGGttctctgtgtgctgggagccagcagccagcctgcctggtctgcatggcacagctctACACTCCTCACCTTGACTGGGAGGGTTCTCTTGGTCTGCCCAAAGAGCTGGAGCCCAGCGTCCTGCCAGCTTGGATGGCTGTGGTCCAGGTGTGGTGGAGgagtcacagatcacagaatatcaggggtaGGAAAGGACCTGCAGAGAacagccagtccagcccccctctgccagagcaggggcacccatggcagggcacacacagcacagccaggtggggtttggaagctctccagagcaggagactccagaacctctctgggcagcctgctccaggcctccagcaccaaataagtttctcctcctgttgaaaTGGAACTTCCTTGGGTTCATCTTGCTGTTGTCCATGCCAAATGCACAGGGCAGAGGTGAATAAATGGGCTTGAGGGGTGGtttgcagctccagctctgtatGTTGGGATCTAGGGAGcatggaggctgagggagtggtCCAGGCTGGCACCTGGATGGGTTTGGGTTGGCCTTGGTGGCTCTTCCaggcctcagcagctctgtaaaGGGTAGGTGATAGCTGAGGGCTGATTCTGGAGCAGCTTGGCTGTTGGCTGAGTTCAGACCTTGGCTCGTGGGGAAGTCTTCCTCACGAGCCAAGGTCATGGTCTCTTGGCCTCCAAAAACCCCTAGAAGCAGGCAGGTCCCAGTGCTTTCCCTGTGCTTCCCCAGCCATGCCAGTGGAGGAGgtgggaggagggcagggactgcccttctctgggttggttttttcccctcccttgaTTTGTGAACTCCTTCAGGCTGTGGAGCAGCGAATCCGAGAGGAGCAGCGAATGATGGATGAGAAGATAGTGCTGGAGCTGGACCAGAAGGTGATAGACCAGCAGAGCACTCTGGAGAAGGCTGGAGTGTCTGGGTTCTACATCACCACCAACCCACAGGTGGGTGTTCAGCCAGCACCTCttatgcagcacaggaggttccagctcagcacaagggcagcctcttgcctggaagggtcccagagccctggcacaggctgcccagaaaggctgtggagtctccttctgtggagcctttccaggcctgtgtggatgtgctcctgtgtgccctgagctggattggatggtcctgctctggcaggggttggactggatgagctgtgtgGGTCCCTCCaaccctcacatcctgtgagctgtgacatcctgggctgcagccagagcaaggaatgcagcaggctgcagagtgccCAAGACAACTTCATGGAGCCCAGCAAGGtcttgcagctggggcagggcaatcccaagcacagatccaggctgggtgaggagtggctgagagcagcctgcaggagaaggctctgggggtgtcagttggtgccagagtgcccagggccagcactggtggctgcagcccagagccagctgtgtgctggctgcagccagagcagggagagcagcagcacagggaggggattctgcccctccaatctcctctgctctgccctcccctgcagcactgcctccagctccggGAGAacagcacaaggacctggagctgctgcagaggggccagaggaggccacagcaatgctcagaggctggagcagctctgctgtgggcacaggctggtagagttggggctgtgcagcctgcagaggagaaagctccatttagagcagccttccagtgcctgaaggggctgcaggagagctggggagggacttttggcaagggctgggagggacaggatgagggacaatggattggagcttgaggagggcagattgagagtggaggtgaggaagagttttgtgagggtggtgagaccctggcacaggttgcccagggagagtgTGATCAtcgatcacattctgtgctccacaacctccctggaggtgtccaggaccaggctggatgaggccttgagcagcctgtgctgatgtgagctgtccctgcctatggcaggggtgaCTGGAGGTGGATGAgctttaagctcccttccaaaccaacccATTCCCTGAATCCATGAAAAGTGACAAGTCAGTGCTGGTGGCTTTGCTGTTTAACCAAACCTTGCTCCCAAGGACCTCTGGCTGGCTGGGTCAGAAAGAAAAGTCCATGCTGGACCAGCTGATGGCAaggtgccctgggcaggcctAGTGCCAGGTTCCTGAGGAAGGAGCAGATGCCCATTAGGCAGagcagcatctgcagcagcctgcagtggaTCTGCCAGCGTGGAGGAAggaagctctgctggcagcctgcactCCTGGCATTCCTGagtggctctgcagagcccaagctgctgcagagctttagCTCTTGTgttgctggctgagctctgcaggctgccttcagggaGCCTTTTAATTGGGCATCTTGTTCACCCTGGCATGTGACTGCCTCCAGATGATGCCCCTGGCAGGCTGTGCTTGGTTTGCCCTGTGCctgcccccagagctgctgagctgtggcctggcttcctctctctctcgTCCCAAGGTCACCACAGCCACGCAGAGATGGAACctggcagagcctgctgagggcagggagagggatgCAGCCCACAGACATTTCCTAAagcccacacagctcctgcagccttcagcaaacctcctcttcttcctctctgctggccCTCACCCGTGCagcggcagcagctcctgctctgccctcctgcccctctctctCAGGTTGCTGTtgtcagcagcctcctgcagcagtgctctgtTGCCTTTGTTACCTtcagctgggagcagcctcGGGGCTTGGCTGCCCTCTGTGAGTCATgcaatgggctgggttggaagggaccttaaagctcatccagtgccaaccccctcaCACCAGCCGAGGGggctagagcctcatccagcctggtcctggacacctccagggaggttgtggagcacagaagcacccaatgtgatcgaagatcacattgggtgcttctgtgctccacaacctccctggcaaacctgtgccaggctctccccaccctcagcctctgccagtgtctccccaccctcagcctctgccagtgtctccccaccctcactctacagaatctcttcctcatctccaatccattctccctcctcctgtcactcccagcccttgcaaaaagtccctctccagttttCTTGTGGACctctttcaggcactggaaggctgctctaaggtctccctaggATGGCACCAACTGTGTGAGGCatcacagcttcacagctggcactgggctggcagggaccctccaggggcatcctgcccacccctgcaggcagcagggacagctgcagccagggcaggctgcacagggacacagcaaggctcagcttggatggctgcagggatggggcctcaagcacagccctgggcagcctgggccaggctctccacaccctccctggccacaactccctcctggtgcccaacctacctctgccctgctccactgccaaaccactgccctgggcctgtgcccacagccccttctgagcagtccctccccagcctgcctgcagctcccctgcagctcctgcagtgcagctctgagctctgcctgcagccttctcctctgcaggctgcacagtcccagctctcagTTTGTCCTcagtggctgctggagctgttctttcccagcagCTGTTGCTTCCCCCCAGCCTGTTCTCTCAagtgcctgcctcctgcagcctcctctgcagcacctccagccatgggcactgcaccacctccccgggcagcccatgccagtgccaacctctcctgctgggaagaacttcttcctggcatccaggctggccctgccctggcacagcttgaggctgtgtccacttctcctggccctggctgcctggcagcagagcccaaccccacctggctacagcctccctgcaggcagctgcagacagcaatgagctctgccctgagcctcctctgctgcaggctgcacccccccagctccctcagcctctcctcacagggctgtgctccaggcccctccccagcctgctctgggcaccttccagcacctcaacatctctctgcaatggaggagcccagaactggacacagcactgcaggggtggcctgagcagtgctgagcacaggggcacaagaaccccccttgtcctgctgcccacactgctcctgagccaggccagacaCTGCAGGGTCTGCAGCTCTAAGtcccagagcagccacagctgcaggggctgtgccaggtCGTGTGTGCTGGGCAGTGAGTAAGGAGTGAGCAGATGGTGAGGAAGCCACCCCCTGCTGTCTGTGGCTCCAGCAGATGCTGTCTCCTTTTGCTAAGTCATGCAAAAGCTGGTGGGGGGCAGTGTgaggccccagcactgcaggatgcTGGATGTAGcttagaccccacctgcagagcagctgaagtgATCCCTCCTggttcctgccctctgctgagcAGGGTCAGGGGGTTGCagatcattaaggttggaaaacacctccgtGGCCACTGGActgtgtcctgaagtgccacatctactttGTGGgccactccagggatggggactgcaccagctccctgggcagcctcttccactgctggaccactcttgcagcagagaaagtTTCCCTCAACTTCCAGttcacctggcacagcttcagggcaTTTGCAGAGCAGATCTGTGAGATCTCAgaggtgctgccagggcaggagcagctctgctgtgggcacaggctgagggagctgggggggtgcagcctgcagggcagaaggctccaggggcagctcagagctgctgccaagagctgaagggctcctgcagggaggctgcagagggacttgtgctgagggggtgtgaggcaggcccagggcaat includes:
- the LOC135188723 gene encoding protein DGCR6, coding for MERFGGGGPGGYEVAAAEQLSRQQERHYRLLSELQTLVKALPSSCQQRLSYTTLSDLALALLDGTVFEIVQGLLEIQHLTEKNLYSQRLQLHSEHRGMKQELFHRHKEAQQCCRPHNLPLLRAAQQREMEAVEQRIREEQRMMDEKIVLELDQKVIDQQSTLEKAGVSGFYITTNPQELTLQMNLLELIRKLQQKEAEAKKAFS